A stretch of DNA from Cheilinus undulatus linkage group 7, ASM1832078v1, whole genome shotgun sequence:
tctgccataattgcaatagcctcttgttgctgcttgttttcgTCATGACTGcagcacctgaaagtactgccccttgttgctgattggtcctgtcactttctaaacagttcagacgggagctttgcaagatggattcaccagtgataaacacagaaacgggaaaatccatctgctttgcaaggtaattAATGTGGTACACAAGGGCAAAAAGCCTGCTGCAAAGGTGAGCAGATATTTTTATACTACACTGACAACAATGACAACTGAACAATACCAGAATCTCCGTTTGTAAGTCTGTTTGAGAATTGTATGTGATGACGAGAACAAGACCTTGCAAAGCATCTTTAATCACCAAACAAGTCACTTCAATCACAtcagaaaacacatttctaaaaaCAACCATTGTTGAGCTTTATGAGACAGTGCAATTTTAAAAGTAATTGAAAATGACagggatgttccaataccactttttctttCCTGATACGATTCCAATATCAACGTGTTGGGTATCACTCTcctaactttccatccttgctgtCCTCCTAAATCCGCATAGCTCAGCTTCTTCCTTTCATAAGCTTCCTCCACAGAATCATGGGGCCTCCCGGGCCTCCCCAACCTATCTGTACATTGCCTACAATCTTAGCATGCCGAAGAGTTGCCTCTGCCTCCTGTACTGCCTGTCTTGGGTTCCATTTCCTTCCTCTAGTTGGATTTGGAACTACGCTGCTAATTATTCTATCTTTGCTCCCTGCTAACAGCAACTCTCTTCTAACCTTTCAACCCTGTCAAGCTAGTGATTGGGAGTTGGACTGTCCCTTTGCCATACAGTGCCACACTGCTAAAGCACCGAGGAACGCCCAACTACTTCCTTATATATGAGTTAATTACTCTTTCCAGCTTCTCTACCTTCGATATTGGTATCTCATAAACTGACATGGGCCACATCAGTCTAGGAAATAGCCCAAACTGCAAACACTATAACTTCCACCTCCCCAGGAGCCCTGATTTATCAGTCCTCCCTAATCCCTCCAATACATCTTTTCTAAACTGCTCCACCTCTTCACTGTCATTAAGGTCTTCATTACCGTCTCCCTAAGCTCTTTACTGGCTTCTCCCTAATCTATGGTATTTCGTCTTCATCTACAACAGGTTTAATTGTTTTGTTCCTATAGGGTGTGGTGTTGAATGAGTTGATCAACACAGCATAATACACACTAATAGATTCTGTTCACCAGCTACCAGTCAAAAAAATATGAAGGAGCACTCACCAAATGGCGAGGGAATAAGCTCTTGCTCAGGGGGACCTCACAGTACTCAGGAAGTGAACTAAAACTGGTCCAGCTACCAGACCAACACTTGGTCCAACAGAGACTTGAACCAGCCATCCCTCAATTCCTACCAGACTGAGGTACTGCCACTGAGAGAGAATATCTCTCATACACTGTTATTAGAAATGGACTTAGAAGTATCAAAACTCATGGTATAGTCTACAAGCTCCTGATGCAAAATCATAGTGTCACTAGCTAAAGATCTTGTCTTTCATAGACCAAATACAGTGTTATTACTGGTGGTTAACATGATACTGAGGCCCTATCTATCAGTGCCCCAGCTGGCAGGAAGCATCTGTCATACTTTTGTGCCAGATGCAGAATTATTCACCacttattttattgcttttgtaAGAACAAAATAGAACTTAAACCTTCATCTGTGTCTTTGGTGATTTCTGTGTGTTCAGTGGCACCATGAAAGGAAAGAAGTTGAATTGGCCAGCTGGAGGTCAGCCTGTTTAAGAATATGGACTGAAATTGGCAGTATGAATACCAACGCACCAGCCTGCAGGCGCACTTTCTCCTAAAGAGAATTAAAGatgttgttctgattggttgatgttaagcccaaaacacacctaTATGTAATTAAGTAACTAAATCCAACTTGGCTGGGCTTCGCACAAAGATTATTTGTTGACAAGTAGGATTTTAGTACCAAATCATACTGCGCTACCCATAGCTGATGGCATGTGTAATGCTGTCAAAATAGTAGAGGTGAgggaaaaaatcaatacagcaaagtattgcaatattttgcacAGTGATTATCCAATCGTATCATCTGCCAGGTATCTTTTTTGTCAGATTATTTGCTCATATGAACTGCATCAGTTGATTTTCTGTCTACTTGATGCTGTGGAGCCCTTTGACCAGTGTGGTCAGCAGAGgtacagcaggagaaagttagtacaaccaatatggcagcaccagggaaaggacattaggaatgcaagcagggcacgaacAACATGGAATATATTGCAATAAAtggtattgcaaaatgtttagaATTGCAATAATATTGAATTGTGACAtgagtattgtgataatatcgtatcgtggggccactagtgattcccaccacTACAGAATAGGGCCAAAATCTTCATGAAAAGTTAACAGCTTCATAGATAGACCAGTGTTATTAATGCAAAATGTCCTTCAATGCCACTTACCATCTCTATCTCATTCAGGTAGCAGTCGATGTAGTCCCTTTGGTCTGAGGGATCCCAGTGCTGCTTGTGATCCTTAAGCTCTTCTCTTATGAAGTCCTTTATATCACTAGAAACCTTCAGGAATGTCGGATGTTGCCCTGGTATGTATCTCATCAGCTTAGGGAATGAGTTGTAAAACTGCAAAGGACAGCAGATTCAATGAATATAAGGAATTTCAACATTGTccattttcattaaaagcaaTGCTTAAGATTGggtctgaaaacaaaaatcaaccATATAACCATGTAAGCTTTTGTGAGCTCTAGTTGTTTATTCAAATGCAATGCCTTTATTAACCAGTTTGCACAGATGATAATTTCTGACTGACATATATAGCAAAACAATGGTACAGAACATTTATATTTCAGCAATAGAAATTGTCATACCTGTGTCCAAATTGATGTCTGACTCACAAAAAATTTTTGGAAGTCGCCTATCAGTGTCCTGAACTTCTTATCAGTGTACTCAAAGCGATGCCCGAAAACCATGGAGCAGATAATGTTGGAGACAGCGTTGTTTATGTGGAGGTGGGGATTGAAGGGCTTAcctccacagtaacacaaaaaatcagaagttaattttttaaagccattttctcttgcaaaataagctgttttatACTTAATTCATACCTTCTTAgctctttaatttctttaaacgATATGTTAATTCATCAAGAATCACAGGCTCAAGTGTCTTCTTGCCAAGTCCAAAATTTCTGAGGGTTGAAAGAGCAAAACGTCTCTGCTGCTTCCACAAGTGTCCGTTACTTAAAACAACACCTGACGGGAGATATGGGAAAGTAATTACAGAAAAGCATGGCTGTTGAAGATTTTTTCTGATTATGAGTCTATCAGTTCAGTGTTGTCAGCAATTATCACTACCAAGAGAGCTCTAATGAActcaaaaacagtcaaaaagaaGATATAGATCAAATacagtttttgtcacttattgAAGCATAGTGCTCATCAACTAGCAAAGTACCCATCTAGGTATTCCCATCCATTAGTGCATTTATTGTTGTTGTGGACACTCACCTAGACCATTGAAAATGTCCATATACAGAGGGAGGGGTGGACGGTCAGAAAAACTGTCCCCCTGATTTACAAGAGCTTCTTTCAGAACCCCAAAGCCATTCAAGACCACCATCCACTTCTGACCCATTCTCAGGCTGAACACATCTCCATATTTCCCTGATAACTGTGAGTGGATttgagagaggaggaaaacttGAGTTTGATTTGTGTGGAAAACATAAATACAGTTGTCAGTGTAAACTTTTTATAgttgtttttatgtattaaacactcacctgtgtCATACTCTCATGGGTCCTGCTGTGGTCTACAGAGAAGATGTTGCCAACGATAGGTAGAGCCCGTGGTCCTGGAGGGAAGCTGGCTTGCTGGCGGTTCTTAATATAATCTATAGTGAGGATAAACATTGCAATGAAGAAAAGCAGACTTTTGACATCCCAGGTCACATAAGCGCCAACAACAGAAGACAgtgaatccatcctgcaaactaGAGCTCAGGTCTCAGTGAATATGCTTTCCTTGCTTCTTCAATGAGAACAAGTCTTGTTTTGCCATGAACTATTTGGGAGGgtgaagctttatttcacagagGTCCACTGGTGAAATTGAACTCTGATCTATTTATTCACTGAGAAGGAATATCCAACGCTGTCATTAAAGGTGAGTCAGCAATTTTACTACTATGTCTCAATCCTGCTCTCAGTCTCTTTTTGGTCTCCATGCTACACACTCCTATTCTCTTGTGCTGTCCTCTTGCCCCCCTGACCCAGTTCCAGAGACTCCTACAGTGGCAGTGAGCCCATAAACATTGACCCATTGTTTATGGGCTCACCACACACCAAAGGAGGAGTACTCACTGACTCTTAAGTGTGATCAACTTCACACGGTTCCACATCTAATTTTATTTAGCTAAGATAATGATGTATCTTAAAATACTTTATATTTTCCAATGGAACTACAAGGATGTGTTTCTGCTTTGACTCAACTTCAAATACCCAATGTCTATCAACATGGGGTTCTTCAAGCACTGTGTACAGAAATTCAGAGCCAGATGTTGTTTCCAAACAAATCTCCTCTTctatgtttcttttcttttgtagATCACACTGAGTTTTCCCTTCAAGATACTTGGAAAAAAAGTGCTGCAACAAACTGAAGTCTacagcagaggttctcaaactTCTCAGGGCTAATAGAGCAGCAAATTTTCTaaggacccccacataaccctcacaCTGATTATACATGTTAACTGTCATTTGTACTCCTAgatgttgtattttaaactcttgtAAGCTGAATAAAAGCTCTTGTTCAGttgagtgtggcttcttactttttgtgatcCTTTGAGTAGTGAAATAAGaagccctctgtgctttttctgaggtggtggtcaggttcaccatatgatgtattcctcaccctttcaccagaaaaaaatcttttgttttgtccttaaactttACATGCTGTGTTATCAGAGGACGCTTAACCTGGCgggcttcatggcttcacatgaaaacacacaacacattttggtcttgttCTGTTCGCAATAAAACCAAATTTGTgatagctgtcatcatattttctcagtttagctggttcggcctagcatcacttgatgaagtggaGGGGCTTAAATTTTTATCCcttgttgctagctggacctgcacaccaaatgtATCCTGAGTAAAGTGACTGATGCATGACAAGGGATAGATTTACATGATTTCTTACAATCATATCTAAGTTTTTATTGGTCCAAAGCTGACTTCTGTGGGAGTCATTGGCTaagtatggttgttttatggtgcAGTGGTCCccatatgtatttatttgcttttcaatgacatggcattactttaataatttattttgaataatttcATGGACCCCTGAGCTGTGGCTTGTGGAGCCCCAGGGGTCCccagaccccagtttgagaaccactgccttttAGATCTTTCAGTTTAGTCCATAGATAATGTATAAACAGTATGAATAGATTAATTCAATGAAGATGACGTTACTGAAAAGGATAATCAAAGGACAGCTGCACACAGGCTGTACATGACGTTAAATTTGAGTTATATATGCATAGGCTCTCATTGTTGAAGTGTTTTGAATGCTCATACATACAGTTTCTCACAGCGCAGGCCTGCAGTGCCCTCAGGACAAGTATAGGTGTTGTGAGGACTGCAGGTGGCCCGTGTTGGCAAAGTGGTACACAGGGGGTGGtcacagctgtaaacattgcaCACAGCAAGAGTCTTAATAATAAATATACTATAaagttaaacacaaaaatacaaacagactAACCTGTTTCACACTGGCCTCCAGTAAATCCTTTAGCACACTGGCACCTGTTTAGGCCCACACAAGCTCCACCTTTCTTATAAGGTTTGTGACATACCACAGGTTCTgctggagaaaagaaaaaaatatataatcatCCCCTGAATGCTTCCTCTAACTGGTTGTTCTGCAGTTTGaatccctttttttcccttttacttCTTCTTTATCTTTTACAATGACGGTGCTGGACATAATTGTCTTTCTTGAAATTAGGGCTGTCGTGATACACCGATATTGACGATAATTGtgatattaaaaaattaaaatgtcaacatcgtgatgaaaatgtgcatatgataacatcgtgtaaatgatccagtgccacttgaaCACAGTTTGGAAACGgaatggaaacagaaaaagaaaaatatgccaGAGATTGCTCAGTAGACATTGGATTATTCCAGAGTTATTAGTTGTCATTCTTCAGTTGCACACAAATGCTGTGTCCCCTGCTATCcacaaatgattttgtttcagttaatatTGTAGTTATAGCAGATGTTGCACCTTGTGGATTTTCTGTTCATCAGTTCATCTGGTTACCTTTTAACTAGCTATCAAGTGTAATTGCACTTTTTATATGCAGTTGTTGTGTTCAAAGGTAAGATAAATCCTTCTACTTGCCTATACTACAAATACCCACAAGGGGGCAATACAGAGAcgtattttaaatgtatgtaattTTTGGGGCTGTCATGCATAATAATTTGAGTGTGGTGTTATATTACCAATGTGATGAACATACAACAATAAACATACAACAATAAATTGTAATAAATCAAATATCCTGTTTGGGAACAGTCGTTTAAGATCTAGTCAAATGCTTTGGTTTAAGCAGGGTTTTGAATCATGTCAGAATATGTAAACCACGTTTTTAGCATATTAGGGCACTTTATTGAGTTTTATTACAGATGATGTTCAATATAATAAAGCTATCTCTGCTTCCAGGATAAACCAGGCATGTGTGTACCTCCAGGCCTACAGGGTCGGCTACAAAATCCAGTGTCAACAGAAGAGCAGTTAAACAATATGCTACTTGCCAGGAGGAAACATCAGCCAACAGATAACAACCATGCAACATCACGAGGCTTGGCAATGACAATCTTCACATGCACTCTCTGCGGTCTCTGTAGAGTTGAAAAAGTGTTACTGCTCCTCTAAGTCCTTTGCCTCAAGCATGTTTGGTGTTCTAGGATAAATGACGTTTGAATCGTTTTTGTACACTTAAGTATTTTGTGAACATTATAATTTAAAGATTTCAAAGTATAGAACATGTTTGGTTTCATTATTGGTCAATTTGTGTTTGGCAGCTAATAGTTATTAAATGTAATCTATTTCACAAAATGGCGGACTGtgaactttttttatttatactgtCTGTGAACTTTAGTCAGTGATTGTCCAAAATAAAATCTACTTGCAAGGTCATAGGCAGCAGATCACAATGGATTGATCTcaataaagataaaatgtgTCACAGTGTCACTCACCTCAATAAATGATGGCCACTGGAACTATGAATTGGTGGAttactgtgtggtaaaatggaGTAAGAAATCCAAACctcttgtttttgtcagaaGAGTGTCCCTGATAATGGGCATCTATTTTTATAAAGACTAGAGACATGTTCAAATATTAGGATGTGCTGAGTTGGAGTTCTGATGCTCTCTAAGAGCTGATGTTTGGGTATTCAGATTTCACCTTTGGGTATGTCCTGTAGTTCCCTGTCTTTGTAACCCAAAAATGGACAGATGACAAATATTTCAGTCCTTTTTGTGCTCACAACACCGCTTTAAGTTATGATTTAAAGGAAAGACAAGTAAAAGTGGAGTTTAAACTTTTACTTCCCATAgtttattttaaactgaataaaagcCACgctaaacaaagcaacaacaaaagaacatcaatttcatttattaatacTGTACTTAAATTCAGCTTTTTCCAaatgtaaacacattttcttaGTATAAAATTACCTTTATATTGATAATGCCAACAATGTGTATGGGCACACTGAAAAACATGATTAgggaagtaatgtcagacttcagagctaagctatgatgtgcacaaacatcaggatgccagaaaataaagttgcTGCAAAAATTGCTTAcagtaacaaaaagaaaaaaaaaaaaaaaaaaaaaaatggcaaagatgggtgaaaggtagcaaaaatagaTTAGAAGTAGCAGAAAGAATCGGCAAATGAGGGtaaaaagcaggaaaatgggttaaaaataacataaaGAATGGACCAAAAGaacaataaatttaaaaaatgggttcaagtggtaacctgacacgccaggtggatttgtttcacacatccatctggtaaaccactcatatacagcgtttgggaaagggcagagcctttaaaaaaaactcagagggtgattggatgaacattctgtcaaatctttacaggccaatcggaacaacaaaacacatgacgtagccgctaccgaggctCACCACCACGGAGGAAATTActctccatagagagctgcataacgtgaaccatggtgactctAGACATcggtacacaacttttgtcgtttttgaaaagaaaacaactcactgatgctcttttttcctttttcaacaaagaaatgtcatcaagttctgataaaactggcgctttagcagcatccacgctaatcttttctgccataattgcaacggcctcttgttgctgcttgcttacgtcttgactctgctgcgcccgaaagtactgcccctctttgctgattggtcctgtcactttctaaccaggcctaaacggttcagacgggagctttgcaagatggattcaccagtgataaacacagaaacggggaaatccatcagctttgcaaggctaTTAATGTGGTACACAAGGGCAAAAAGCCTGCTGCAAAGTTGAGCAGATATTTTTATACTACACTGACAACAATGACAACTGAACAATACCAGAATCTCCGTTTGTGAGTCTGTTCGAGAATTGTATGTGATGACGAGAACAAGACCTTGCAAAGCATCTTTAATCACCAAACAAGTCACTTCAATCACAtcagaaaacacatttctaaaaaCAACCATTATTGAGCTTTATGAGACAGTGCATTTTTAAGAGTAAAATTTTTAGAGAAAATGACAGGGATGTtcctataccatttttttctttcccgaTATGATTCCAATATCAAAGTGCTGGGTATTGGCCGATACCGAGTACAGATCCGATACCAGTCTGAACTTTCTGAACTGACTGTTCAGACTAGCAatttattttagacctatatttgacacAGAAcctggctcaacaaatagaatcataatgtacagcgtctctgtgaccctaaagttgtcttcctgctgattattgagttttactgctaaatattgaAATAGCAATAATACAATattatctctctcttttttaatacaaactttATTGCACTCTCCcaaatataatataaaactTACAACCCGCATATTAACAATTGTTGTGTACAGGTATGTACTTAATGTATATGTAACCCAAAGGTTCTGCATGTCTGCTATGTGTGGTGTGCCTCACCACAAACCCTGTGTAGCTCGGCATTGTGTCTCTTGCTGTATTGGGTGCAGGGTGTCATGCAAGGAGAAGATCAGACAGCAAGGGTTGTAGTTGTGATGGAGACTCTGGTTTTAATTGTTGCCAACTGTTCTTGCACGTACAACCTTCAACAACAGTGAAAAAAGAGAACACTTTGTCTGTGTTAACATTCACTGTAAATGGTTTCTCTACACTGTTAATAAACTGGCTGAGATTAACAAAACATTAGCACACACTATAAAAGGTCATTTAGGCTGTAATCCTCAACACAGTCCTTAAAATCAGACTAAACACTACTTATCATTTCACAGAAACGTATTTCAAAGAGATTAATTGTTTCACTGCAGTTTAACTTATATATTTTGTGCAAAATGTGGGCTGCCAGGAGCACTGCTTACCTTcaacaacactgaaaaaagaTAATACTTAGCGAAACATAGCGCCCCCCGCAGAACAATTGCAAACTATGGTGTCCCGGAAAGGACAAACAGCTAGAATTGCTTGGCTCAGCAGAACAACATGCAGTGCTACAGCACCACCTAGCATTGTGTTTTAGTTACTGCCTTACATATACAGCTGTATAAATCAAGTGCCTTGAACTTTATCTCTCCTTTGTGCTATTTTGGGAAGCATCacgtgattacagaacagcctgctattggctgacagatactcacagagaaacaatatggcggttagcattcgagctagcagtaataaatgatcataatttgattaaaatggataaaaagacattcaatatcggGTTTAATG
This window harbors:
- the LOC121512340 gene encoding cytochrome P450 2H2-like, with protein sequence MTPCTQYSKRHNAELHRVCAEPVVCHKPYKKGGACVGLNRCQCAKGFTGGQCETAVTTPCVPLCQHGPPAVLTTPILVLRALQACAVRNYYIKNRQQASFPPGPRALPIVGNIFSVDHSRTHESMTQLSGKYGDVFSLRMGQKWMVVLNGFGVLKEALVNQGDSFSDRPPLPLYMDIFNGLGVVLSNGHLWKQQRRFALSTLRNFGLGKKTLEPVILDELTYRLKKLKS